A stretch of Synechococcus sp. WH 8020 DNA encodes these proteins:
- a CDS encoding phytoene synthase, whose translation MTLAASDLDAAFEACRRETAEWAKTFYLGTLLLPLEKRRAIWAIYVWCRRTDELMDSDEAQSRSVDELAERLDRWEEKTRELFSGHVSDDLDAVMLDTLQRFPQGIQPYLDMIEGQRMDLSWTRYPTFEDLKLYCYRVAGTVGLMTQGVMGVDEAYTSAPWSDCPDPSDAAVALGIANQLTNILRDVGEDRARGRIYLPQEDLIRFGVSEEDLLAGRINDAWIELMAFQLARAREWFVRSEAGVRWLSADARWPVWTSLRLYRGILDEIERNKYDVFNRRAFVGKLSKILELPRCFVIAQSR comes from the coding sequence ATGACCCTCGCAGCTTCGGATCTCGATGCAGCCTTCGAGGCTTGTCGCCGCGAGACAGCTGAGTGGGCAAAGACGTTTTATTTGGGCACGTTGCTCCTCCCACTGGAGAAGCGACGGGCAATCTGGGCCATTTACGTCTGGTGTCGACGGACCGATGAGCTCATGGACAGCGATGAGGCTCAATCTCGATCGGTTGATGAGCTTGCCGAGCGACTTGACCGTTGGGAAGAAAAAACAAGAGAGCTCTTTAGCGGCCATGTCTCAGATGATCTAGATGCGGTGATGCTGGACACCTTGCAGAGATTTCCACAGGGCATACAGCCCTACCTCGACATGATCGAGGGCCAGCGGATGGATCTGTCTTGGACCCGCTACCCCACGTTTGAAGATTTAAAGCTCTACTGCTATCGCGTTGCTGGAACCGTTGGCTTGATGACCCAGGGAGTGATGGGTGTTGACGAGGCATACACTTCTGCGCCTTGGAGTGATTGCCCCGACCCTTCTGATGCAGCTGTTGCTTTAGGGATTGCCAATCAACTTACTAATATTCTTCGTGATGTTGGAGAAGATCGTGCTCGAGGACGGATCTATCTGCCGCAGGAAGATCTGATCCGCTTTGGTGTCAGTGAGGAGGACCTTTTAGCTGGAAGGATCAATGATGCCTGGATTGAGCTGATGGCATTTCAACTGGCCCGTGCCAGAGAATGGTTCGTTCGCTCGGAAGCTGGAGTGCGCTGGTTATCTGCCGATGCTCGCTGGCCTGTTTGGACCTCTCTTCGTCTTTATAGAGGGATCCTCGACGAGATTGAACGCAATAAATATGACGTTTTTAATCGTCGTGCCTTCGTGGGTAAATTATCTAAAATTCTTGAGCTTCCTAGATGCTTTGTGATCGCTCAGTCCCGCTAA
- a CDS encoding RNA recognition motif domain-containing protein, with amino-acid sequence MSVRLYIGNLPQTFEAKELETQLTSVGEGIRFKTVLDRETGACRGFGFANVDDEKVADALIEQFNGKDFNGNTLRVERSERRENNSGGGGGRRGGPGGPGNAPGSARKAVNKVVHSDAKAESAPDPRWAGELSKLKDLLADQKTTA; translated from the coding sequence ATGAGCGTGCGTCTTTACATCGGCAACTTGCCGCAAACATTTGAAGCCAAAGAGTTGGAGACCCAACTCACCAGCGTGGGGGAGGGAATCCGCTTCAAAACCGTTCTGGACCGCGAAACGGGCGCGTGTCGCGGCTTCGGTTTCGCGAATGTCGACGATGAAAAAGTCGCTGATGCTTTGATCGAGCAATTCAACGGAAAGGATTTCAACGGCAATACCTTGCGCGTGGAACGCTCTGAACGACGCGAGAACAACTCAGGCGGAGGAGGCGGTCGTCGTGGCGGCCCAGGCGGTCCTGGCAATGCCCCAGGTTCAGCACGGAAGGCCGTCAACAAGGTGGTTCACAGCGACGCAAAAGCTGAATCCGCACCCGATCCCCGCTGGGCTGGAGAATTATCCAAGCTTAAAGATTTACTTGCAGATCAGAAGACAACAGCCTGA
- a CDS encoding NnrU family protein, which produces MHHSSLVMLLLLFVFAVIHSGGAALRTRAEAKIGARAWRVLFAALSIPSAIVVIGYFLAHRYDGLRLWNLQGVQGLVPVIWVLTAISFLFLYPATYNLLEIPAVLKPQVRLYASGIIRISRHPQAVGQVLWCFSHALWIGSSFMVVTCIGLIGHHLFAVWHGDRRLKARFGDDFVKLKQSTSVLPFAAVLDGRQTLIWSELLRPAQLGIAIAVGVFWWAHRFISLAGIAFLHSRLEGLLS; this is translated from the coding sequence ATGCATCACTCCAGCTTGGTGATGCTGTTGCTGCTCTTCGTTTTCGCTGTGATTCACAGCGGTGGGGCTGCCCTTCGGACTCGTGCTGAAGCCAAAATCGGCGCCAGGGCCTGGCGAGTGCTATTCGCCGCCTTGAGTATTCCCTCGGCGATTGTCGTGATCGGCTATTTCCTTGCCCATCGGTATGACGGCCTCAGGCTCTGGAATCTGCAAGGTGTACAGGGATTGGTGCCAGTGATCTGGGTGCTAACAGCCATCAGCTTTCTCTTTCTCTATCCAGCCACCTACAACCTGCTGGAAATCCCTGCTGTGCTGAAACCGCAAGTGCGTCTCTATGCCTCCGGCATCATCAGGATTAGCCGACACCCTCAGGCCGTTGGTCAGGTTCTCTGGTGCTTTAGCCATGCCCTTTGGATCGGAAGCAGCTTCATGGTCGTGACCTGCATCGGCCTGATCGGACATCACCTTTTCGCTGTGTGGCATGGAGACCGACGCTTAAAGGCTCGGTTTGGTGATGACTTCGTGAAGCTGAAACAAAGCACATCCGTACTGCCTTTCGCCGCTGTTCTTGATGGACGCCAGACCCTGATTTGGAGCGAGTTGCTGCGGCCAGCACAACTCGGCATCGCGATCGCTGTGGGAGTTTTTTGGTGGGCTCATCGCTTCATCTCCTTGGCAGGGATCGCGTTCCTTCACTCACGTCTTGAAGGGCTTTTGAGCTGA
- a CDS encoding DUF3172 domain-containing protein: protein MSRSPYDRPRGGTPRRPDERRGGRYSPPPMGNNEGGDGGGRFNTTRIAVLAGVLVVGIGIGSALTSTTQGDQGNIASSEQLDLAVPDPEFCKQWGASAFVMDIEMYTTMNPSSSFVTQPTLQPGCVIRRENWAVLRKEGAITAAQERQCKQRMNTFAYIGSVRDKPAVRCVYQTDITQNKFLTKGIADDTVGITPEADQF, encoded by the coding sequence GTGAGCCGCTCCCCCTACGACCGTCCACGGGGCGGAACTCCACGTCGTCCTGACGAGCGCAGAGGAGGTCGTTACAGCCCTCCGCCAATGGGCAACAACGAGGGTGGGGATGGAGGCGGTCGTTTCAACACGACCAGAATTGCTGTCCTCGCTGGAGTTCTGGTGGTGGGAATCGGAATCGGCAGTGCTCTCACGAGCACAACGCAGGGAGATCAAGGCAACATCGCCAGCAGTGAGCAATTGGATTTAGCGGTACCAGACCCCGAATTTTGCAAGCAGTGGGGAGCAAGTGCCTTTGTGATGGACATTGAGATGTATACGACCATGAACCCATCCAGCAGCTTCGTGACGCAGCCCACGCTGCAACCAGGCTGCGTGATTCGCCGAGAGAACTGGGCCGTCTTACGCAAGGAAGGAGCGATCACCGCTGCTCAGGAACGGCAATGCAAACAAAGAATGAACACCTTCGCTTACATCGGCTCAGTGAGAGACAAACCTGCTGTTCGCTGCGTTTACCAAACTGATATCACTCAAAACAAATTTCTCACCAAAGGGATCGCCGACGACACTGTTGGTATCACCCCAGAAGCTGATCAGTTCTAA
- a CDS encoding NAD(P)H-quinone oxidoreductase subunit M has translation MADTLLKSTTRHVRLFTARVNDGRLIPDPNQLTLDLDPDNEFLWNDSCVQTIQQRFRELVEAHAGQPLNDYNLRRIGSELEGSIRQLLQAGQLSYNPDCRVLNYSMGLPRTPELL, from the coding sequence ATGGCCGACACCCTGCTGAAGAGCACCACTCGCCACGTGCGTCTATTCACAGCTCGAGTCAATGACGGGCGGCTCATTCCAGACCCCAATCAGCTCACTCTCGACCTGGATCCAGACAACGAATTCCTATGGAATGACAGCTGCGTCCAGACGATTCAACAACGTTTTCGTGAGCTGGTAGAGGCCCATGCAGGTCAGCCTCTGAACGATTACAACCTGCGCCGGATCGGCTCAGAACTTGAGGGAAGCATTCGCCAGCTCCTACAGGCAGGCCAACTGAGCTACAACCCTGATTGCCGCGTTCTGAACTACTCCATGGGCCTGCCCCGCACCCCTGAACTGCTGTGA
- the tsaB gene encoding tRNA (adenosine(37)-N6)-threonylcarbamoyltransferase complex dimerization subunit type 1 TsaB translates to MSRWLLAMHSSSETLGLAVRDAEDPTGGVRILSRSMGRQLTNGLIPAVEELLPRAEWASIGRLAVSTGPGGFTGTRLTVVMARTLAQQLGCPLHGESSFALMAQRLSAVLTPSQALEPFSIIQPLPRRGRVAGRYRLRSGSVPVEELEKPRLLREDEEPSPALTMELDVASDVQHLLERCCHWEQEDAPGPWEPVLPIYPTSPVGPV, encoded by the coding sequence ATGAGCCGTTGGTTGCTGGCGATGCATAGTTCGAGTGAAACCCTCGGCCTTGCCGTTCGCGACGCTGAAGACCCCACTGGGGGAGTACGTATCCTCTCTCGCTCGATGGGACGTCAGCTCACCAATGGTTTGATTCCTGCTGTCGAGGAACTGCTCCCACGAGCGGAATGGGCCTCGATTGGCCGTTTGGCAGTGAGTACAGGTCCAGGAGGGTTCACGGGGACTCGCTTAACCGTCGTGATGGCCCGCACCCTGGCTCAGCAGTTGGGTTGTCCTTTGCATGGCGAGAGCAGTTTCGCTTTGATGGCCCAGCGGTTATCCGCCGTCTTAACGCCCAGTCAGGCTTTGGAGCCCTTCTCGATCATTCAGCCCCTTCCCCGTCGTGGTCGAGTCGCTGGGCGCTACCGCCTACGTTCCGGCTCCGTCCCTGTGGAAGAGCTAGAAAAACCTCGTTTACTTAGAGAGGACGAAGAGCCATCTCCCGCTCTGACCATGGAGCTTGATGTTGCTTCGGATGTGCAGCATCTGCTTGAGCGTTGTTGCCACTGGGAGCAGGAGGACGCTCCAGGCCCCTGGGAGCCTGTGCTGCCCATTTACCCCACGTCGCCTGTGGGTCCGGTCTAA
- a CDS encoding YdcF family protein has product MAPGWRSSLVILAALAWATTTGPLKPFRKALTTVEPPQRILVLGGDLDRERVGLRLAQQLELPLVVSGGSNPEYAKWLVRDAGLDQSRVVLDYRAKDTFTNFTSLVDDLKRDGVRHVYLVTSEDHLPRAMTVGRLVAGSRGIRLTGVPVACQPSCGKETLGKRLGDGLRALTWVVTGQDLKPWVLRNWPQGVPTP; this is encoded by the coding sequence ATGGCCCCAGGTTGGCGCTCCTCACTCGTGATCCTTGCTGCTTTGGCTTGGGCGACGACGACTGGGCCCTTAAAGCCTTTCCGTAAGGCCCTCACCACGGTTGAGCCTCCGCAACGCATTCTCGTGCTGGGAGGAGATCTCGATCGTGAACGGGTAGGACTGCGATTGGCGCAGCAGTTGGAGCTCCCCTTGGTGGTGAGTGGCGGCAGCAATCCTGAGTACGCGAAATGGCTGGTACGGGATGCGGGGTTGGACCAGAGCCGGGTTGTGCTCGATTACCGAGCCAAGGACACCTTCACGAATTTCACATCCTTGGTTGATGACTTAAAACGCGATGGTGTGAGACACGTCTATTTGGTCACAAGCGAAGATCATTTGCCCCGTGCCATGACCGTGGGACGGCTGGTGGCAGGAAGTCGAGGGATCCGTCTCACCGGGGTGCCCGTTGCTTGTCAGCCCTCCTGTGGAAAGGAGACGTTGGGCAAGCGCTTGGGAGATGGGCTCAGGGCGCTGACTTGGGTTGTCACAGGTCAAGACCTCAAGCCTTGGGTCCTACGGAATTGGCCTCAAGGAGTTCCAACGCCTTGA
- a CDS encoding NAD(P)H-quinone oxidoreductase subunit 5, which translates to MPSAADFAWLIPVLPLVGALITGLGLISFNRTINRLKKPVALLLISCIGAAAVISYAVLFEQLGGAPPVEHLFIWASAGDFSLPMGYVVDPLAAVMLALVTTVALLVMIYSHGYMAHDKGYVRFFTYLAIFSSSMLGLVVSPNLLEIYVFWELVGMASYLLVGFWYDREGAAHAAQKAFVVNRVGDFGLLLGILGLYWATGSFGFQGIADGLSAAVSSGVVPGWAALALCLFVFMGPMAKSAQFPLHVWLPDAMEGPTPISALIHAATMVAAGVFLVARLEPLYSQFPAVGTFIAVIGTITCFLGASIALTQMDLKKGLAYSTVSQLGYMMLAMGCGAPVAGMFHLVTHAFFKAMLFLGSGSVIHSMEDVVGHEPVLAQDMRLMGGLRKKMPITAITFLIGCVAISGIPPLAGFWSKDEILGQAFNSYPLLWAVGFATAGMTAFYMFRLYFLTFEGEFRGNDSALQHKLMAAAGKNVEEGHDHHGAGSVHESPWSMTLPLAVLAVPSALIGLLGTPWNSRFAGLLNPEEAAEMAEHFSWGEFLPLAGASVAISVTGLTVAVLAYALHRIDLGELVAARFPTINAFLANKWYLDAINEKLFVRSSRKLAREVLEVDAKVVDGVVNLTGLLTLGSGEGLKYFETGRAQFYALIVFGGVIALVVLFGVLG; encoded by the coding sequence ATGCCTTCGGCTGCCGATTTCGCCTGGCTGATTCCAGTGCTCCCTCTTGTTGGGGCCTTGATCACAGGGCTTGGCCTGATCAGCTTCAATCGCACCATCAACCGGCTCAAAAAACCGGTGGCCTTGCTGCTAATCAGCTGCATTGGAGCTGCAGCGGTCATCAGCTATGCCGTTCTGTTCGAGCAGTTGGGTGGAGCTCCCCCGGTTGAGCATCTGTTCATCTGGGCGAGTGCTGGAGACTTCAGCCTTCCGATGGGGTACGTCGTCGACCCGCTGGCCGCTGTGATGCTCGCCTTGGTGACCACGGTGGCGCTGCTGGTGATGATTTACTCCCACGGCTACATGGCCCATGACAAGGGTTATGTGCGCTTCTTTACCTATCTGGCGATCTTCAGCAGCTCCATGTTGGGGCTCGTGGTCAGTCCCAACCTTCTGGAAATTTATGTGTTCTGGGAGCTGGTGGGGATGGCCTCTTACCTCTTGGTGGGCTTCTGGTACGACCGTGAAGGCGCAGCCCATGCGGCCCAGAAAGCGTTTGTCGTGAATCGTGTTGGTGATTTCGGACTCCTGCTCGGGATCCTCGGGCTCTATTGGGCCACGGGAAGCTTCGGATTCCAAGGCATTGCCGATGGATTATCAGCAGCCGTTAGCAGTGGCGTAGTGCCGGGATGGGCAGCGCTGGCTCTCTGCCTCTTCGTGTTTATGGGGCCAATGGCCAAGTCAGCCCAATTCCCTCTTCACGTTTGGCTGCCCGACGCCATGGAGGGACCCACACCGATCTCTGCCTTGATCCACGCGGCCACCATGGTCGCGGCAGGAGTTTTCCTTGTTGCCAGGTTGGAACCTCTCTACTCCCAGTTCCCTGCTGTAGGCACGTTCATCGCCGTGATTGGAACGATCACCTGCTTCCTAGGAGCCTCCATCGCTCTAACCCAGATGGATCTCAAAAAAGGACTTGCATATAGCACTGTCTCGCAGTTGGGATACATGATGCTGGCCATGGGCTGCGGTGCGCCCGTTGCGGGCATGTTCCACCTCGTGACCCATGCCTTCTTCAAGGCAATGTTGTTCCTTGGCTCGGGATCTGTGATCCATTCCATGGAAGATGTGGTGGGTCATGAACCTGTCCTCGCCCAAGACATGCGACTGATGGGTGGACTTCGAAAAAAGATGCCGATTACTGCCATCACGTTTTTGATCGGTTGTGTGGCCATTAGTGGCATCCCACCCCTGGCAGGCTTCTGGAGCAAAGATGAAATCCTCGGCCAGGCCTTCAACAGTTACCCCCTGCTCTGGGCTGTTGGTTTTGCCACTGCGGGCATGACCGCCTTCTATATGTTCCGCCTCTACTTCCTCACCTTCGAGGGTGAGTTCCGAGGCAATGATTCAGCTCTACAACACAAACTCATGGCGGCCGCAGGAAAAAACGTTGAGGAAGGTCACGATCACCACGGCGCAGGAAGTGTTCACGAGTCACCCTGGTCCATGACCCTTCCGCTCGCAGTTCTCGCGGTGCCCTCAGCGCTGATCGGCTTGCTAGGAACTCCCTGGAACAGTCGCTTTGCTGGGCTGCTGAATCCCGAAGAGGCAGCAGAAATGGCCGAACACTTCAGCTGGGGAGAATTCCTTCCACTCGCAGGAGCCTCCGTTGCGATTTCCGTAACCGGTCTGACGGTGGCCGTCCTCGCCTACGCCCTGCACCGAATCGACCTCGGCGAACTGGTTGCAGCTCGCTTCCCAACCATCAATGCCTTCCTGGCAAACAAATGGTATTTGGATGCCATTAACGAGAAGTTGTTTGTCCGCAGCAGCCGAAAGCTGGCCCGTGAAGTCCTCGAAGTGGATGCAAAGGTTGTAGATGGCGTGGTGAATCTCACCGGACTGCTCACCCTGGGCAGTGGGGAAGGCCTCAAATACTTTGAAACCGGCAGAGCCCAGTTCTATGCACTCATCGTGTTCGGCGGAGTGATTGCCTTAGTGGTCCTCTTCGGAGTCCTGGGCTAA
- the pds gene encoding 15-cis-phytoene desaturase, whose product MRIAIAGAGLAGLSCAKYLADAGHTPILMESRDVLGGKVAAWKDEDGDWYETGLHIFFGAYPNMLQLFKELDIEDRLQWKSHSMIFNQPEEPGTYSRFDFPDLPAPMNGVAAILGNNDMLSWPEKISFGIGLVPAMLRGQGYVEECDKYSWTEWLRLHNIPERVNDEVFIAMSKALNFIDPDEISSTVLLTALNRFLQEKNGSRMAFLDGAPPERLCGPIVEHVQSLGGEVHLDSPLREIKLNADGSVAAFHIGGVKGKESFDLVADAYVSALPVDPFKLLIPEPWQQMDVFRKLDGLRGVPVINIHLWFDRKLTDIDHLLFSRSPLLSVYADMSIACKEYEDPDRSMLELVFAPAKDWIGRSDEDIIEATMGELKKLFPMHFGTDNPAKLRKSKVVKTPLSVYKTTPGCQQLRPDQTTPIKNFFLAGDYTMQRYLASMEGAVLSGKLCAEAVDRKRDQLSSSSSVSEPVSA is encoded by the coding sequence ATGCGTATCGCCATTGCGGGAGCAGGACTGGCTGGTCTCTCCTGCGCGAAATATCTGGCGGACGCCGGTCATACCCCCATTCTTATGGAATCTAGGGACGTGCTTGGCGGGAAAGTTGCGGCTTGGAAAGACGAAGATGGCGACTGGTATGAAACGGGCTTGCATATCTTTTTCGGGGCTTACCCGAACATGCTTCAGTTGTTTAAAGAACTGGATATTGAGGACAGGCTCCAATGGAAGAGCCATTCGATGATTTTTAATCAGCCAGAAGAGCCTGGTACTTACAGTCGCTTCGACTTTCCAGATTTGCCGGCACCTATGAATGGTGTTGCAGCAATTCTTGGTAACAACGACATGCTGTCTTGGCCAGAAAAAATTAGTTTTGGCATCGGGCTGGTCCCAGCCATGCTAAGAGGCCAGGGTTATGTCGAAGAGTGCGATAAATATTCTTGGACTGAATGGCTCAGGCTTCACAACATTCCTGAGCGCGTTAATGATGAAGTTTTCATTGCCATGAGTAAGGCTTTGAACTTCATTGATCCCGATGAAATTTCATCAACAGTGTTGTTGACCGCCCTGAATCGCTTTCTGCAGGAAAAAAATGGTTCCCGCATGGCATTTCTTGATGGAGCACCTCCTGAGCGTCTATGTGGCCCGATTGTGGAGCATGTTCAATCGCTCGGAGGTGAGGTGCATCTGGATAGCCCATTAAGAGAGATCAAGCTCAACGCTGATGGAAGCGTTGCTGCTTTTCATATTGGAGGGGTGAAGGGTAAGGAAAGTTTTGATCTCGTTGCTGATGCTTACGTGAGTGCACTTCCTGTGGATCCTTTCAAGCTGTTGATACCAGAGCCATGGCAACAAATGGATGTCTTTCGCAAGTTGGATGGTCTACGCGGAGTGCCGGTGATCAATATTCATCTTTGGTTTGACCGAAAGCTTACGGACATTGATCACTTGCTCTTCAGTCGTTCGCCCTTGCTAAGTGTGTACGCCGATATGAGTATTGCTTGTAAGGAGTATGAAGATCCGGACCGATCGATGCTTGAACTTGTATTCGCTCCTGCGAAGGATTGGATTGGCCGCAGTGATGAGGATATTATTGAAGCGACCATGGGTGAGCTTAAGAAATTATTCCCAATGCATTTCGGAACTGATAATCCCGCAAAGCTTCGCAAGTCTAAAGTTGTAAAAACTCCTCTGTCTGTCTATAAAACTACGCCTGGATGTCAGCAGCTTCGGCCTGATCAAACAACCCCAATTAAAAACTTTTTCTTGGCGGGCGACTATACGATGCAGCGTTACTTGGCTTCCATGGAGGGGGCAGTGTTGAGCGGCAAACTTTGCGCAGAAGCTGTGGACCGCAAGCGCGATCAACTGTCATCATCGTCTTCTGTCAGCGAGCCGGTCTCGGCCTGA
- a CDS encoding CCA tRNA nucleotidyltransferase yields MHIHPTSEEDSILEGEAGFMACQLMTRLQPQRWPIPLNRLPTGTVLVGGAVRDGLLNRLPEHPDLDMVVPADALGQVRKLAQEFGGTCVVLDRDRDMARLVLGRWTIDLARQDGDDLTADLLRRDYRINAIALTLKPQPQLLDPSGGIADLREQRITAIHEQNLLDDPLRLLRALRLSAELSMTIDQGTLEMIARHRHQLPKVAPERIQAELLKLVQANNADQAIHLLHSLKLIASWSSDQPQRKLNASALTADEQPLALPLARLTQLLSDQGMHDLRFSRKQIQRCLRLRAWWNRDQQQSVNNLTERERLKLHEELEEDLPAFTLAWPIERQKEWLRRWRDQDDILFHPCAPLNGRTLQAELGLRPGPRLGELIHHLCLERAFGRIRSHDDAIQCARAWMNKPL; encoded by the coding sequence ATGCACATCCACCCCACCTCTGAAGAGGACTCCATTCTGGAGGGGGAGGCCGGCTTTATGGCATGCCAACTGATGACGCGGCTGCAGCCGCAACGCTGGCCGATCCCTCTCAATCGTTTACCCACAGGAACGGTGCTGGTGGGCGGAGCCGTCCGTGACGGATTGCTGAACCGTTTGCCAGAGCATCCAGATCTCGACATGGTGGTTCCAGCGGATGCGCTGGGACAAGTCCGCAAACTTGCTCAAGAGTTTGGTGGCACCTGCGTGGTGCTCGATCGAGACAGGGATATGGCCCGCCTGGTGCTGGGGAGATGGACGATCGATCTTGCAAGACAAGACGGTGATGACCTCACAGCTGATCTCTTGCGACGTGACTACCGAATCAATGCCATTGCTCTAACCCTCAAACCTCAACCACAACTGTTGGATCCCAGTGGCGGCATTGCTGATCTACGCGAGCAACGCATCACTGCCATCCACGAACAAAACCTGCTGGATGATCCCCTGCGGCTGTTGAGAGCCCTCAGGCTGTCCGCCGAGCTCTCGATGACGATTGACCAGGGCACCCTGGAGATGATTGCCCGCCATCGCCACCAATTGCCCAAGGTGGCACCAGAGCGCATTCAGGCTGAATTACTGAAGCTGGTTCAAGCCAACAACGCCGATCAGGCGATCCATCTGCTGCACTCGTTGAAATTGATCGCATCGTGGAGCTCCGATCAACCGCAAAGGAAGCTCAACGCAAGCGCTTTAACGGCAGACGAACAACCACTCGCCTTACCGCTAGCGCGCTTAACGCAGTTACTCAGCGATCAAGGAATGCATGATTTGCGTTTCAGCCGAAAGCAAATTCAACGCTGCTTGCGACTGAGGGCATGGTGGAACCGAGATCAACAGCAAAGCGTTAACAATCTGACTGAGCGGGAGCGCTTAAAACTGCATGAAGAGCTTGAAGAGGATCTCCCTGCTTTCACACTGGCTTGGCCAATCGAGCGCCAAAAGGAATGGCTGCGGCGCTGGCGTGATCAGGACGACATCTTGTTCCATCCCTGTGCACCACTGAATGGTCGAACATTGCAAGCAGAGCTTGGCTTGCGTCCAGGGCCACGATTAGGGGAGCTGATTCATCATCTTTGCCTTGAACGAGCCTTTGGTCGGATTCGCAGCCATGACGACGCCATTCAGTGTGCACGCGCTTGGATGAACAAGCCGCTGTGA
- a CDS encoding Ycf34 family protein, translated as MCICVDCRWVDRCQAYHAVERQHGVAHLTDKPDVSPQDPRIHISLHDLSGGGVGVEWDVQACSSFEADYGRWQRLRPEQELPR; from the coding sequence ATGTGCATCTGCGTGGATTGCCGCTGGGTGGATCGTTGTCAGGCCTATCACGCTGTGGAACGGCAGCATGGTGTGGCTCATCTCACTGACAAGCCTGACGTGAGTCCCCAAGATCCACGCATTCATATCAGCCTTCATGACCTCAGCGGGGGGGGCGTTGGCGTGGAATGGGATGTGCAAGCTTGCTCCAGCTTTGAGGCTGATTACGGACGATGGCAGCGATTGCGCCCTGAACAGGAGTTGCCCCGATGA
- a CDS encoding LysR family transcriptional regulator, which yields MADLPFTLDQLRILRAIVSEGSFKKAADSLYVTQPAVSLQIQNLEKQLEVSLFDRGGRKAQLTEAGHLLLSYCDRILSQCHEACRALDDLHNLKGGSLVVGASQTTGTYLMPRMIGLFRQKFPDVAVQLHVHSTRRTGWSVANGQIDLAIIGGELPAELNELLQVVPYASDELALVLPVKHPLARLPELSKEDLYRLGFVCLDAQSTTRKMVDQLLARSGLDVQRLRIEMELNSLEAIKNAVQSGLGAAFLPVVSIERELTAGSLHKPLVAGLQVRRQLRLITHPARYCSRAAEAFRCDVLPVFASADSPLRQPRAAAVGPEPIATVFDAS from the coding sequence ATGGCCGATCTGCCTTTCACACTGGATCAGCTTCGTATCCTCCGCGCCATCGTTAGTGAAGGCAGCTTTAAAAAAGCTGCAGACAGTCTTTACGTCACGCAGCCAGCGGTCAGTTTGCAGATCCAGAACCTGGAGAAGCAGCTTGAGGTGTCTTTGTTTGACCGCGGCGGCCGCAAGGCCCAGCTCACCGAAGCCGGTCACTTGCTACTGAGCTATTGCGATCGAATTCTGAGTCAGTGCCACGAGGCGTGTCGTGCTTTGGATGACTTGCACAACCTCAAGGGAGGATCTCTCGTGGTTGGGGCGAGTCAAACCACGGGGACTTACCTGATGCCCCGAATGATTGGGCTCTTTCGGCAAAAATTTCCTGATGTGGCAGTTCAGTTGCATGTTCACAGCACGAGACGAACGGGCTGGAGCGTGGCGAATGGTCAGATCGATCTGGCCATTATCGGCGGCGAATTACCTGCAGAGTTGAATGAGTTGCTTCAGGTGGTTCCTTACGCCAGTGATGAATTGGCGCTGGTGCTTCCGGTGAAGCATCCCCTCGCGCGCCTGCCCGAACTCAGCAAGGAGGATCTCTATCGATTGGGATTTGTTTGTTTAGATGCCCAGTCCACCACTCGGAAGATGGTGGACCAGCTTCTGGCTCGTTCTGGTTTGGATGTGCAGAGATTGAGGATTGAGATGGAGCTCAATTCCCTTGAAGCCATCAAAAATGCTGTGCAATCCGGCTTGGGTGCCGCTTTCCTTCCGGTGGTCTCGATTGAGAGGGAGCTCACAGCAGGCAGTTTGCATAAGCCATTGGTGGCGGGCCTGCAGGTGAGGCGCCAGCTAAGGCTGATTACCCATCCAGCGCGTTATTGCTCACGGGCGGCCGAAGCTTTTCGGTGTGATGTTTTGCCGGTGTTTGCCAGTGCCGATAGTCCTTTGCGTCAGCCAAGGGCTGCGGCCGTAGGGCCAGAACCCATAGCCACAGTTTTTGACGCCTCTTAG